The Pseudomonas viciae genomic interval CCAGGCTGCGCAGGCCCAGTTCGTGGCCGACTTTCTTGGTGTATTTGTATTCTTCGGTGTTGATCGAGTGACCGCCCCAGCACACGACGATCTTCGGCTCCACGCCAGGGCGCAAGGTGCGGGCGTTGCGCAGCAGGTGGAACACGTAGTCGCTGATACCCTGGGACGAGCTCAGGTCAATGCGCTGGCTGTCCAGCTCGTTCTCGGTGTAGACGATGTCGCGCAGGGCGCTGAACAGCATCTCGCGGGTGCTGGCGATCATTTCGCCGTCGACAAAAGCATCGGCCGGCGCGTTCAGCAGCTCCAGGCGTACGCCGCGGTCCTGCTGGTGAATGCGGATCTCGAAGTCCTTGTAGGCTTCCAGGATGGTCTTGGCGTTATCAACATGGGCGCCGGTATTGAGGATGGCCAGGGCGCACTGGCGGAAGAGGGTATAGATACTGCCGGAACCGGCTTCGCTCAGTTGCTGGACTTCGCGCTGGGACAGGGTCTCCAGGCTGCCCTTGGGGCTTACCGAGGCGTTGATTACATGTCTTTGATTCATTCAGCTTTCCTTGAAAACGATGCCGCACACACTAAGGCGACATCTTGAAAAAAACGTCCACGCAGAAAGATCGCACGATCCTTGCGGTATCGCCATGGACTTTGATCCGGATCCTTCGGTTCGGTTGCAGCACAAAATGAGCCCCAGCATAGCTAAATCGGCCGGGCAGGCGATAATGCGTGACTCTTTTTATGCCGTACAAGGAAATTGCACCGCGATGTTCGAGATCAAACCGTGGGATGCCGGCACCTACCGACAGCAGACCCGCCGCAGCACCCTCATCGTCGCCGTGACGTTCCTGGCCCTGGCGATGCTGCTGTCGAGTCTGGCGGTGATGTTGTTCGGCACGCCGGGAGGCGATAACTTTCGCTTCAATCTCGGCGGGGTGATTGTCGCGGTGCTGGCGATGGTTGCGCTGATGCGTTTGTACTTCTGGTCGCAGCCATGGATGGCCGCAGCGGTGTACGGCTGGCAGCTCAAGCGCAGCCTGATGAAAATCACCAACGTGATGCACCAGGTGACAGCCGGCGTGCAGGCCCAGGACCCCACCGCGATGAGGCTGCTGCGCTTCTATCACCTGGGGCTGGCCCAGATGCATCAACTGGACGCCAACTCCAGCGCCCAGGGCTCACTGACCCGCGAGGCCGACGAACACTTGGCGAAGATGCAGGCACTGAACCTGGACACAGAGCAGTCGCGCCTGGATCCGGCCTGGATCGAAACGGTGAAACAGGCCTATATCGAGCGCTGATTGAGCGGCCCAACACTCGCAGTTAATTGACGGTGCTGAACGACTGCGAGCCGCCGGACACCTGCATTACCGCTAGGGTCTTGCCCAGGGGAACAAAGGTTGAAGAAGCAAATGTGGGGCGCAGCAGCGCTACGCCCCAACGGCCTGGAGGGTTACGATTTTCTGCCGCCGCCTTGGTTGCGGTCGTTACCTTTGTTACCGGCTCCAGTGCCTTTTTGCCGGTCGTTGGCAACATTGCCGCCTGACGCTTGTCCGCCTTTCTTGCCGGCTTCAGATGCTTTGTCGCGATCATTTGCGAAGTTGCCTGGGTTTTTGTTTCCGCTACTGGCCATTTCGAGAATCCTCTTCTTGGTTGAGCGAGCAACGAGCCTCGCATTATTTGGGAAAGAAAATAGCCGCTGGAAGTTTAATAAAAACGGCTTGCTCGCGACGAATGGTCAGCGGCCCGCGGTCTTCACTTCTAATCCTCGCCGCCGCTGACTTTCCAATGCGTGGCATCCGCCGGAAAAACCACCTGCTCGACCCGGTGCGCGATGCCGAAGGCCAGGGAGTTTTCCGCCGGAATGACCCGTTCCTCGGCGCACAGGCATTTGAAGATATCCAGCTGGGTCGCGGCGCCGGCGGTTTCCTTGACGTAGATTTCCACGTACCGCGCCACGTCGTTATCCAGGCTGGACAGGTATTCGCGCAAGCGGGAGTGGTCTACCGATTTCTGGCCGAAATACCAGTTCATCGGGTGGATCAGAAACCGCGAGTGGGGCGTGGTGGTGCGGTCGCTGGCGGCCAGGTACATGACGATGCCCATCGATTCGATATTTCCGGCATTCACGGCGCGCACGGGCACGGGAAGGGACTTGATGAAGGTGTAGAGGGTGAAACCGAAGTTGGTACTGCCGCCCACTGTCGAGAGGTTGAGCATCAGCGAGTCGGCGCCTTTCTCGATGGCTTCCAGGCAATTGTCGCGGAAGCGTTCCGTGGTGCCCTGGTCGATCTGGCAGTGAAAATGGACAATGTGTTCGGACATCTGAAACTCCTGTCGACTTCATCCGTTGACGTGTCTGCGCTCGGGGGGCCGTACAGCTGGGAGTCCAGCGCTCTGCGGATGTTCCTCCTGCGTGGTTCGCTGTTCGTGAACCCGTCAAGCCGATTGCTTCTGCTCGCAGGCCTCGGCGGCTTGGGTCATGCGCTGCAAAAACATCGTCAGCCCGGCTTCTTCCGCGCTGAGGCCTTTGCGTACCCGGGGTTTAGGCAATTCCCTCAGGGTCCCGAGCAGGAAACCCTCGACCACCGCAGGATGAATGTAGCACTTGCGACAGACGCTCGGCGTGTTGCCCAGTTGCCTGGACACCTGCCTGACCATCTCGGTGACGTGTTTCTTCGCCTCGGTCTCGGTTTCCCAGCGCAGCGCCCGCAACCCGGCCAGCGCCGCTGCGCTGCCGGCCCATGTGCGGTAATCCTTGGCCGTGAAATCAGCGCCAGTGAGGGTCTTGAGGTAGGCGTTGATGTCCGATGAACTGATGGAGTGGCGCTCACCATCCTCGTCCAGGTACTGGAACAGATTCTGCCCGGGTATCTCCTGGCAACGTTTGATGACTCGCGCCAAGCGTCGGTCTTTTACGGTGATCTGGTGTTCGACGCCGCTCTTGCCACGGAACTGGAAGGCGATGGCACTGCCGTTGACCTCGACATGCCGGGTGCGCAAGGTGGTCAGGCCGTAGGAGCGATTGTCCCGGGCGTACTGGGTATTGCCGACCCGGATCAGGGTCTTGTCCAGCAAGGTAATGACCGTGGCCATGACCTTGTCGCGGCTGAAGCCAGGTGTGGCGAGGATTTCTTCCAGGCGTTTGCGCAAGCGGGGCAGGGTGTGTCCGAATTCGAGCATGCGCGAATACTTGTCCGCGTCGCGCACCTCACGCCAGCGCGCATGGTAACGGTATTGCTTGCGCCCTCGGGCATCGCGACCGGTGGCCTGGAGATGGCCGCGCGGGTCGGTGCAGATCCACACCTCGGTGTAGGCCGGCGGCACCGCCAGGGCGTTGATGCGCTGGATTTCGGCGGCGTCGGTAATGCGCTGGCCCTGCGGGTCGAAATAACAGAACTTGCCCCGCAGTTTTTTACGGGTGATGCCGGGGGCGGTGTCGTCGACGTAATGCAAATCGGCCGGCAGTGCATCCGGCGGCAGGGTGTCGGGCATGAAAAAGTCCTTGGCGGCGAATCCGATGGCCTATGGATTCATTGACCGCAGCCCGTTGCGGTCGTGCCAAGTTTCTGAGGTCTCAGGTAGACCACCGAACCTGTGGGAGCGGGCTTGCTCGCGAAGGCGTCGGCACATCCAACATTGACGGTGCCTGACCCACCGCTTTCGCGAGCAAGCCCGCTCCCACAAGGGATTTGTGTGCGGCTGCCCTACGCCAACACCGCCACCGCCTTGATCTGCGCCCACAACAACTGCCCCGGATGCAGTTTCAACTGGTCGCGGGAATAGCGGGTGATACGCGCCAACAGCGGTGTTCCGGCCGCGTCCAGGCGGATCAGGACATGGGCAGCATTGTCGGCGGCCAGTTCGCTGACCACCGTCACCGGCAGGCGGTTGAGAATGCTGGTCTGGGCATCGTTCGCCAGGCTGAGGCTGACGTCCCGGGCCTGGACTTTGAAGCGCAATGGCTGCCCGAGGGCGAGTGCCGTATGGGCCACGCGCATGTTCAACTGGCTGCCGGGTAGTGTCAGGGTCAGCAGTTGATAGGTGGGGTCATAGTCACTGACTTTGCCCTGGACCACCACCCCTGCGTCATCTCCCAGGGCCAGTGGCAGATCGAGTCGGGCCAGGGTCTCGCCAATCGGCCCGCTGGCCAGTGCGCGACCGCCGTCCAGCAAGACGATATGGTCGGCCAGGCGCGCCACCTCGTCCTGGGAATGACTGACATACAGCACCGGGATGTCCAGTTCATCATGGAGGCGTTGCAGGTACGGCAGGATTTCGTTTTTGCGCCGGCTATCGAGGGCCGCCAGCGGCTCGTCCATCAGCAACAGTCGCGGGCTGGTCAGCAAGGCCCGGGCGATGCCCACCCGTTGGCGTTCGCCGCCGGACAGGTGGTCTGGCTGTCGATCGAGCAAGTGACCGATGCCCAGCAGTTCGGTCGCCTGGGTCATGTCCACACGCCGTTGCGCCGGTGCAATGCGCTTGAGGCCGAACGCCAGGTTGCCCCGCACTGACAGGTGGGCGAACAGGCTCGCCTCCTGGAACACATACCCGACCGGCCGCTTATGGGGCGGTAGGAACACGCCGCCCTCAGTGTCCTGCCACACGTGGCCATTGACCTCGATAAAACCACGGGTCGGCCGTGCAAGCCCGGCGATGCAGCGCAGGCAGGTGGTCTTGCCGGAACCGGACGGGCCATAGAGCGCGGTCACACCCCGGCCCGGCAGTTGCACATCCAGGTCCAGGGAAAAATCCCCGTGGTCGAGTTGTAAACGTGCCTGGATCATCGGTCAGCTCCAGCCTGCGCGGGTTTTGCGGCTGGAGTACAGCGCCAGCAACACAAGGAAGGAAAACACCAACATCGCCGCAGCCAGCCAGTGGGCCTGGGCGTATTCCAGGGCTTCGACGTGGTCGTAGATCTGCACCGACACCACCCGGGTCTTTTCGGGGATGTTGCCGCCGATCATCAACACCACACCGAACTCGCCGACGGTGTGGGCGAAGCCGAGAATCGCGGCGGTGATGAACCCGGGGCGAGCCAAGGGCAGGATCACGCTGAAGAAGGTATCCCACGGACCGGCCCGCAGGGTGGCGGCGACTTCCAGGGGGCGGCTGCCGATGGCGGCAAAAGCGTTCTGCAACGGCTGCACCACAAACGGCAGCGAATAGATCACCGAGCCGATTACCAGCCCGGTGAAACTGAAGGTGAGGGTGCCCAGCCCGAGGGCCTGGGTGAACTGGCCGATCCAGCCATTCGGCCCTAGGGCCAATAGCAGGTAAAAGCCGATCACCGTGGGCGGCAGCACCAGCGGCAGCGCCACCACCGCACCCACCGGCCCGCGCAACCAGGATTGGCTGCGCGACAGCCACAGGGCGATGGGCGTACCGATCAGCAGCAGGATCACCGTGGTCAGCGACGCCAGTTTCAGGGTCAGCCAGATCGCTGCGAAGTCGGCACTGGTTAGCGGCATTTAACGTTGATAACCGTAGGCTTGGATGATGGCGGCGGCTTTCGGGCCCTTGAGGTAGTCCATCAGCGCTACGGCGGCAGGGTTGTCCTGGCCTTTGCTGAGAATCACCGCGTCCTGTTTGATCGGGTCATGCAGTTGGGCCGGGACGATCCACGCCGAGCCACTGGTCACTTTGCCGTCCTTGTAAATCTGCGACAAGGCCACGAAGCCCAGTTCGGCGTTGCCGGTGGAGACGAACTGATAGGCCTGGGTGATGTTCTGGCCTTCGACGAGCTTGCTTTTGACCTGGGCGGTCACGCCCAGCTTGTCCAGCACTTGAGTCGCGGCCAGGCCATAGGGCGCGGCTTTCGGGTTGGCGATGGACAGGTGCTGGAAGCCGTTGTCCTTGAGCACCTGGCCCTTGCCGTCGACATAACCGTCCTTGGCCGACCACAGCGCCAGTGTGCCGATGGCGTAGGTGAAGCGTGAGCCCTTGACGGTGTTGCCTTCGCTCTCGAGCCGGGCCGGGGTGGTGTCGTCGGCGGCGAGGAAAACCTCGAACGGCGCGCCGTTCTTGATCTGGGTGTAGAACTGCCCGGTGGCGCCGTAAGCCGCCACCAATTTGTGGCCGGTGTCTTTTTCGAAATCGGCGGCGATGGCCTGGAGCGGCGCGGTGAAATTGGCGGCAACCGCCACCTGCACCTCATCGGCCTGGACGGCGCCAACGGTAAACAGCGTGGTCAGTAGCAACGGCGCGAAGCGGGTGAGGGGCATGGTAGGGATCCGTAGGGTCAGGTTCGCTGTATACGGAAATATATAGCGAATGGCCGATAAACGGAACGTGGCATTTTGTCGGGGATCAACAACAGGAAAGGTGAGAGGGCCGCCGCCATGGCGGCCTGACAGGCGGTGACGACCGTCAGGACCGACCACGGCTGTTCAGTTGGGCCAGCGCCTCCTCGGCCAGTTGTCGGGTCAACTCGGCGCTCGACAACTCGCGCCCCAGGGGGAATGCCTGGCCGGCCCAGAGGTTGCTGAAGTCCGCTTCATCCTTGGCCCGCAGCGGCATCAACGCGCCGCCGGCCAAGGGAAAAGCTGGCGCCATCGGGCTCATCGGGCCCACTTCGCGCATCACCCGATTGACGATGCCCCGGGCCGGGCGGCCGGTGAACAGGTTGGTGACAGCCGTCTGGCTTTCCTTCGCCGTGCGCAGCGCCCGGTGATGGGACGCGCTGATCTTGGCCTCAGGGGTGAACAGATAAGCGCTGCCCAGTTGCGCCGCTGAAGCGCCCAGGGCAAACGCTGCGACGATCCCCCGCGCATCGCCGATGCCGCCGGTCGCGATCACCGGCACCTTCACCGCATCCACCACCTGCGGCAGCAAGGCGAACAGGCCGACCTGGGTGTTGAGGTCGTCACTGAGAAACATCCCGCGATGGCCGCCGGCTTCATAGCCCATGGCAATGATTGCATCGCAACCGTGCTGTTCCAGCCAGATGGCCTCTTCCACGGTGGTGGCCGAAGAGAGGATTTTCGCCCCGGTGGCTTTCACCCGGTCCAGCAGGGATTTTTCCGGCAGGCCAAAGTGGAAACTGACCACTTTTGGACGCATCTCTTCCAGCACACGGCAGGCGGCATCATCGAACGGCGTGCGGTTGGACACCGGGGTCGGCGCGGCGAAATCGGCGCCCAGTTCCTCGTAGTAAGGTTTGAGCCGTTGCTTCCAGGCCTCGGCCCGCTGTTCATCGAACACGGGCGGCTGGTGACAGAAAAAATTCACACTGAACGGTTTGTCGGTCTGTTCGCGGATCGCCGTCAGCGCCTGGCGCAGTTGCTCGACATCCAGCATCGCCGCCGGCATCGAACCCAGCCCGCCGGCATTGCAAGTGGCGACCACCATCGCTGGACCGGTTACGCCGGCCAGCGGCCCCTGGATAATGGGCTGCTCGATTCCGAGCAGGTCAAGAATGCGAGTGTCTGGCCACTGGCTCATGGGCGGGTCTCCGACGGCAGAAGGAAACCGTGTTTTTAGCAGGTGTACCCCGGCCAGGGCCAGTCGAGTTTTTCAATGGCGCGCCGTAACTTGATCCCCACGGTGGGAGGGTTACCATGCCGCTTCATTCATCAAGGAGCCTGACTCATGGACGTAAAACTCAAGACCGTCGAACCCTTCACCGTCGCCGGCTTGCAGGTGCACACCCGCAACACCGACGAGCAGCAACCCGACACGGCAAGGATCGGTCCGATGTGGCAGCGGTTCTTCACCGAAGGACTGTTCGACAAAATCCCGGCCCGGCAGTCGGAGTCGTTCGTCTACGGCGTGTATTCCAATTATGAGTCCGATGCCACCGGCTACTTCGATGTGACCGCCGGCGTGCAGGTGGATGCGACGAGCGCAGGCTACCCCGCCGTGAACATCGAAGGCGGGGATTACCTGGTGTTTTCGGCCAAGGGGCCGATGCCCGATTGTGTGATCCAGACCTGGGGCCTGATCTGGGCGTACTTCGCCGATAACCCGCAAACCCTGCGCCGTTTCACCAGCGATTTCGAGGTCTACAGCGGCCCCGATTCGGTGGCGATTTACATCGGTGTTCAGTCCGCGGACGAGCGTTCCAGCGCCAGCAACTGACGCTTGCGCTCCACGCCCCAGCGATAGCCCGACAGGGCGCCGTCGCTGCGCACCACCCGGTGGCAGGGGATCGCCACCGCCAGGCTGTTGGCGCCGCAGGCTTGTGCCACGGCGCGCACGGCCTTGGGCAGGCCGATGCGCTGGGCGATCTCGGCGTAGCTGGCGGTGCTGCCCGCTGGAATGTCCCGCAAAGCCTGCCAGACCCGTTCCTGGAACGCCGTGCCGCGCAGGTCCAAGGGCAGGTCGAGGCCCAGGGCCGGTGCTTCGATAAAGCCCACCACCTGGGCGATCAACTGCTCGAACTCGCGGTCGGCGCCGATCAGGTTGGCCCGACGGAACTTGTCTTGCAGGTCCCGCACCAGCACGTCCGGGTCGTCTCCCAGCAGGATCGCGCACACGCCACGCTCGCTTTGTGCCACCAGGATGGCCCCGAGGGAGCATTGGCCGACGGCGAAACGGATGTCGGTGTTCTGCCCCTTGGCGCGGTAGTCGGCGGGTTTCATGCCGAGGACTTTGTCGGCGGCTTCATAAAAACGGCTGTTGGAATTGAAACCGGCGTCGTACAGCGCGTCAGTGATCGTCCCGCCATCGGCCAGGCGTTCGCGGACCCTGCGCGAGCGGTGGGCGGCGGCATAGCCCTTGGGAGTCAGGCCGGTGATCGCCTTGAAGACCCGATGAAAATGGAAAGGACTCAAGCCGGCGCTTTGCGCCAGTTCATTCAACCCCGGCAGTTCTTCGGCGGCTTCGATCTGCCGGCAGGCGGCCGCGACCCGGGCTGCTTGTTGGGCGGCGACCTGGGTCTGGTCCCTGGCCACGCGTTTGCTGGGGCGATAGCCCGCCGCCTGGGCCTGTTCCGGGGTATCGAAGAATTCAACGTTACGCGGGTTGGGCAGGCGCGACAGGCTGCTGGGGTGGCAGTAGATGCCGGTGGTTTTTACGCCATAGACGAATTGCCCATCGGCGCGTGGATCCCGGGCGAGCACGGCGGCCCAGCGCGGATCCAGTTCAGGGGCGAGATTGTTCGAAGTGCTGTTCATGGTCGTTATGTCCATTGGCCCGTTTTGCCTA includes:
- a CDS encoding general stress protein, whose amino-acid sequence is MASSGNKNPGNFANDRDKASEAGKKGGQASGGNVANDRQKGTGAGNKGNDRNQGGGRKS
- a CDS encoding DNA topoisomerase IB, which codes for MPDTLPPDALPADLHYVDDTAPGITRKKLRGKFCYFDPQGQRITDAAEIQRINALAVPPAYTEVWICTDPRGHLQATGRDARGRKQYRYHARWREVRDADKYSRMLEFGHTLPRLRKRLEEILATPGFSRDKVMATVITLLDKTLIRVGNTQYARDNRSYGLTTLRTRHVEVNGSAIAFQFRGKSGVEHQITVKDRRLARVIKRCQEIPGQNLFQYLDEDGERHSISSSDINAYLKTLTGADFTAKDYRTWAGSAAALAGLRALRWETETEAKKHVTEMVRQVSRQLGNTPSVCRKCYIHPAVVEGFLLGTLRELPKPRVRKGLSAEEAGLTMFLQRMTQAAEACEQKQSA
- a CDS encoding DUF3087 family protein — protein: MFEIKPWDAGTYRQQTRRSTLIVAVTFLALAMLLSSLAVMLFGTPGGDNFRFNLGGVIVAVLAMVALMRLYFWSQPWMAAAVYGWQLKRSLMKITNVMHQVTAGVQAQDPTAMRLLRFYHLGLAQMHQLDANSSAQGSLTREADEHLAKMQALNLDTEQSRLDPAWIETVKQAYIER
- the modA gene encoding molybdate ABC transporter substrate-binding protein, whose protein sequence is MPLTRFAPLLLTTLFTVGAVQADEVQVAVAANFTAPLQAIAADFEKDTGHKLVAAYGATGQFYTQIKNGAPFEVFLAADDTTPARLESEGNTVKGSRFTYAIGTLALWSAKDGYVDGKGQVLKDNGFQHLSIANPKAAPYGLAATQVLDKLGVTAQVKSKLVEGQNITQAYQFVSTGNAELGFVALSQIYKDGKVTSGSAWIVPAQLHDPIKQDAVILSKGQDNPAAVALMDYLKGPKAAAIIQAYGYQR
- the ada gene encoding bifunctional DNA-binding transcriptional regulator/O6-methylguanine-DNA methyltransferase Ada; the protein is MNSTSNNLAPELDPRWAAVLARDPRADGQFVYGVKTTGIYCHPSSLSRLPNPRNVEFFDTPEQAQAAGYRPSKRVARDQTQVAAQQAARVAAACRQIEAAEELPGLNELAQSAGLSPFHFHRVFKAITGLTPKGYAAAHRSRRVRERLADGGTITDALYDAGFNSNSRFYEAADKVLGMKPADYRAKGQNTDIRFAVGQCSLGAILVAQSERGVCAILLGDDPDVLVRDLQDKFRRANLIGADREFEQLIAQVVGFIEAPALGLDLPLDLRGTAFQERVWQALRDIPAGSTASYAEIAQRIGLPKAVRAVAQACGANSLAVAIPCHRVVRSDGALSGYRWGVERKRQLLALERSSAD
- a CDS encoding GyrI-like domain-containing protein, with the protein product MDVKLKTVEPFTVAGLQVHTRNTDEQQPDTARIGPMWQRFFTEGLFDKIPARQSESFVYGVYSNYESDATGYFDVTAGVQVDATSAGYPAVNIEGGDYLVFSAKGPMPDCVIQTWGLIWAYFADNPQTLRRFTSDFEVYSGPDSVAIYIGVQSADERSSASN
- a CDS encoding ATP-dependent Clp protease proteolytic subunit; translated protein: MSEHIVHFHCQIDQGTTERFRDNCLEAIEKGADSLMLNLSTVGGSTNFGFTLYTFIKSLPVPVRAVNAGNIESMGIVMYLAASDRTTTPHSRFLIHPMNWYFGQKSVDHSRLREYLSSLDNDVARYVEIYVKETAGAATQLDIFKCLCAEERVIPAENSLAFGIAHRVEQVVFPADATHWKVSGGED
- the modC gene encoding molybdenum ABC transporter ATP-binding protein yields the protein MIQARLQLDHGDFSLDLDVQLPGRGVTALYGPSGSGKTTCLRCIAGLARPTRGFIEVNGHVWQDTEGGVFLPPHKRPVGYVFQEASLFAHLSVRGNLAFGLKRIAPAQRRVDMTQATELLGIGHLLDRQPDHLSGGERQRVGIARALLTSPRLLLMDEPLAALDSRRKNEILPYLQRLHDELDIPVLYVSHSQDEVARLADHIVLLDGGRALASGPIGETLARLDLPLALGDDAGVVVQGKVSDYDPTYQLLTLTLPGSQLNMRVAHTALALGQPLRFKVQARDVSLSLANDAQTSILNRLPVTVVSELAADNAAHVLIRLDAAGTPLLARITRYSRDQLKLHPGQLLWAQIKAVAVLA
- a CDS encoding NAD(P)H-dependent flavin oxidoreductase, translating into MSQWPDTRILDLLGIEQPIIQGPLAGVTGPAMVVATCNAGGLGSMPAAMLDVEQLRQALTAIREQTDKPFSVNFFCHQPPVFDEQRAEAWKQRLKPYYEELGADFAAPTPVSNRTPFDDAACRVLEEMRPKVVSFHFGLPEKSLLDRVKATGAKILSSATTVEEAIWLEQHGCDAIIAMGYEAGGHRGMFLSDDLNTQVGLFALLPQVVDAVKVPVIATGGIGDARGIVAAFALGASAAQLGSAYLFTPEAKISASHHRALRTAKESQTAVTNLFTGRPARGIVNRVMREVGPMSPMAPAFPLAGGALMPLRAKDEADFSNLWAGQAFPLGRELSSAELTRQLAEEALAQLNSRGRS
- the modB gene encoding molybdate ABC transporter permease subunit, translating into MPLTSADFAAIWLTLKLASLTTVILLLIGTPIALWLSRSQSWLRGPVGAVVALPLVLPPTVIGFYLLLALGPNGWIGQFTQALGLGTLTFSFTGLVIGSVIYSLPFVVQPLQNAFAAIGSRPLEVAATLRAGPWDTFFSVILPLARPGFITAAILGFAHTVGEFGVVLMIGGNIPEKTRVVSVQIYDHVEALEYAQAHWLAAAMLVFSFLVLLALYSSRKTRAGWS